One Capsicum annuum cultivar UCD-10X-F1 chromosome 2, UCD10Xv1.1, whole genome shotgun sequence genomic window carries:
- the LOC107859743 gene encoding protein RRP6-like 2: protein MEMDSSEDISKNADDTLRKVTSGPLPSTVAKLSGSSRGIPTDRDFHFYNNFSEFRTPISEIDKKSKEILEKVGALSELWGKSISLPDDEEEAGEWLVNINDDVLEKLASSLDEFKLVRKEEEEETGVKMMEDSESGGFQLVVGRKKNRKVDNAANVGKSEDKVKVAVKGKAKIPFHIPTIPKPQEVYKIIVNNTNQPFEHVWLQRSDDGSRFTHPLEKFAPSDFVESAGGSIEPVKPPPLEITPFKLVEEVKDLKQLAAKLRSVDEFAVDLEHNQYRSFQGLTCLMQISTRTEDFVVDTLKLRVHIGPHLRDVFKDHKKKKVMHGADRDILWLQRDFGIYVCNMFDTGQASRVLKLERNSLEYLLQHLCEVTANKEYQNADWRLRPLPVEMMRYAREDTHYLLYIYDVMRMKLLSSCAESDGSPDTPLVEVYKRSYDICMQLYEKELLTDTSYQHIYGLQGAGFNAQQLAVVAGLHGWRDVIARAEDESTGYVLPNKPLLEIAKQMPLTPSKLKLSMKSKHPYVERNLGSVVNIIRYSVQNSASYEAAVELLKERRLELQPEENIVATEGAEMSVELTEPLKATTGTETSNVKVGSSGPGDTSERRNECGGLKATSSGQAEVTIQAIKKPSRGLGMLLGSTAKRKLHPDRKEPEDIQVQQIKASVSLPFHAFSGQEAATSPAKPLEINHKEEPVATKCKLDIATLENDSDAGKSVKGELSTGEQYNSFAMPVATSKLEDVILLDTDSDVEEPVNDDSQVTDTAKLAEKPQAHESQLKVQPFDYEAARKQVVFGEDPGKKQPEREGDEFRRSRKDKGDKKDLLVGEPPKIEGTAEFQQGRRRQAFPASGNRSYTFR, encoded by the coding sequence ATGGAGATGGATTCATCTGAAGATATCTCCAAAAACGCCGATGATACGTTACGCAAAGTGACAAGCGGTCCGTTGCCATCTACGGTTGCAAAGCTTTCCGGTTCTTCAAGAGGAATTCCCACCGATAGAGACTTTcatttctacaataatttcagCGAATTCAGAACACCCATTTCAGAAATCGACAAGAAATCCAAGGAAATCTTGGAGAAAGTAGGGGCATTATCGGAATTATGGGGGAAATCTATATCTCTTCCGGATGACGAGGAGGAGGCCGGTGAATGGCTGGTGAACATAAACGACGACGTTTTGGAGAAGCTCGCCTCGTCGTTAGATGAGTTTAAGTTGGTAAGgaaggaggaagaagaggagacTGGAGTGAAGATGATGGAAGATTCCGAAAGCGGGGGGTTCCAATTGGTGGTTGGTCGGAAGAAGAATAGGAAAGTAGATAATGCAGCAAATGTGGGGAAGAGTGAAGATAAGGTGAAAGTAGCTGTGAAAGGGAAGGCAAAGATTCCATTTCATATACCCACCATCCCTAAGCCACAGGAGGTGTATAAGATAATTGTTAACAATACAAATCAGCCATTTGAGCATGTTTGGTTGCAGAGGAGTGATGATGGTTCCAGGTTTACACATCCTCTGGAGAAGTTTGCTCCCTCGGACTTTGTTGAGAGTGCTGGTGGAAGCATTGAGCCTGTTAAACCTCCTCCATTAGAGATTACTCCATTCAAGCTTGTGGAAGAGGTCAAAGATTTGAAGCAGTTAGCAGCCAAATTGCGGTCTGTGGATGAGTTTGCGGTTGATTTGGAGCATAATCAATATAGATCTTTTCAAGGATTGACATGCTTGATGCAAATATCCACTAGAACGGAAGATTTTGTTGTTGACACTCTGAAGCTCCGGGTTCACATTGGTCCACATTTGAGAGATGTTTTCAAGGACCACAAGAAGAAAAAGGTGATGCATGGTGCTGATCGAGATATTTTATGGCTTCAACGTGACTTTGGGATATATGTCTGCAATATGTTCGATACTGGCCAGGCCTCAAGGGTTTTGAAACTGGAAAGGAACAGTCTGGAATACCTGCTACAACATTTGTGTGAAGTTACAGCAAACAAAGAATATCAGAATGCAGATTGGAGATTACGCCCGCTTCCTGTTGAGATGATGAGATATGCTAGAGAAGATACGCACTATCTCTTGTACATTTATGATGTTATGAGGATGAAATTGCTCTCTTCGTGTGCTGAAAGTGATGGATCTCCCGATACTCCTCTGGTGGAGGTGTACAAGCGCAGTTATGATATATGCATGCAGTTGTACGAAAAAGAACTTTTGACTGATACCTCATATCAGCACATATATGGATTACAAGGAGCTGGCTTCAATGCGCAGCAGCTTGCAGTTGTTGCTGGGCTGCATGGATGGAGGGATGTTATTGCCCGAGCAGAAGATGAAAGTACTGGCTATGTGTTGCCTAACAAACCACTTCTTGAAATTGCTAAGCAGATGCCTCTTACCCCAAGCAAATTGAAGCTATCAATGAAATCAAAGCATCCGTATGTTGAGCGTAATCTTGGTTCTGTTGTCAACATCATTAGGTACTCTGTTCAAAATTCCGCTTCATATGAAGCAGCCGTGGAACTTCTCAAGGAAAGGCGCCTAGAATTACAACCTGAAGAGAACATTGTGGCTACTGAGGGTGCTGAAATGTCAGTTGAACTTACTGAGCCACTAAAAGCAACAACAGGGACAGAAACTTCAAATGTTAAAGTTGGTTCTAGTGGACCCGGTGACACATCTGAACGTCGTAATGAATGTGGTGGTTTAAAAGCTACTTCTTCGGGACAGGCGGAAGTAACTATTCAGGCAATTAAGAAACCCAGTCGTGGTCTTGGCATGTTACTAGGGAGTACAGCAAAGAGGAAGCTGCATCCTGATAGAAAAGAGCCGGAAGATATCCAAGTGCAGCAGATCAAGGCTTCGGTGAGCCTTCCATTCCATGCATTTTCAGGACAGGAAGCTGCAACAAGTCCCGCTAAACCATTGGAAATTAACCATAAAGAGGAACCTGTTGCTACCAAGTGCAAGTTAGACATTGCAACCCTGGAGAATGATTCAGATGCTGGGAAATCAGTGAAAGGTGAGCTATCAACAGGAGAACAGTATAACTCCTTTGCCATGCCGGTAGCTACTTCAAAGTTAGAAGATGTTATCTTACTGGATACTGATTCAGATGTTGAGGAACCAGTCAACGATGATTCACAAGTTACTGACACTGCAAAGCTTGCCGAGAAACCACAAGCACATGAAAGTCAGTTGAAGGTTCAGCCTTTTGACTATGAAGCGGCGAGGAAGCAAGTGGTATTTGGAGAAGACCCAGGTAAAAAACAGCCAGAAAGAGAAGGTGATGAGTTTCGTAGGAGTAGGAAAGATAAAGGTGATAAGAAGGATTTATTAGTAGGTGAGCCACCAAAGATTGAAGGGACAGCAGAGTTCCAGCAAGGCAGAAGGCGTCAAGCTTTTCCAGCTTCGGGGAATCGAAGTTATACTTTCCGTTAG
- the LOC107859744 gene encoding uncharacterized monothiol glutaredoxin ycf64-like, with product MSLAISLQLQLVPPSGFSSNKAEPPTAAAANVSLSLLPTPHFIRPLRCSSFSNSSIAATGNRTGRLRSIRCLSALDPNLKATLDKVVTSQKIVLFMKGTKDFPQCGFSHTVVQILKSLDAPFETINILENEALRQGLKEYSSWPTFPQLYVDGEFFGGCDITVEAYKSGELQELLERTLCS from the exons ATGTCGCTCGCAATTTCACTTCAGTTACAACTTGTTCCACCATCAGGTTTCAGCAGCAATAAAGCTGAGCCAcctactgctgctgctgctaaTGTTTCTCTATCGCTCCTCCCTACGCCTCATTTTATTCGCCCACTTCGGTGCTCCTCGTTTTCCAATAGCTCAATTGCTGCTACCGGTAACCGAACTGGACGGTTAAGATCCATCCGCTGTCTATCTG CTCTGGATCCTAACTTGAAGGCTACTCTGGATAAGGTTGTTACATCACAAAAAATCGTGTTGTTCATGAAGGGAACCAAGGACTTTCCACAATGCGGATTCTCACATACAGTGGTTCAGATATTAAAATCGCTTGATGCACCCTTTGAGACAATAAATATCCTTGAAAATGAAGCACTTCGTCAAGGCTTGAAGGAGTATTCCAGTTGGCCAACCTTTCCACAACTCTATGTTGATGGGGAGTTTTTTGGTGGCTGTGACATCACCGTAG AGGCTTACAAGAGCGGAGAATTGCAAGAATTACTAGAAAGGACACTCTGCTCCTGA
- the LOC107859745 gene encoding uncharacterized protein LOC107859745, with protein MRLQVGSRRRRFSLHQALVGTVAVTVIGLLFLSFRFVDPSIHLPVTTSEKVEADDDDKPADINLHNAQPNKTCATVEEMGQVFSRGFEEEGYRVRKIIENHFAINGAARVRGLPPEEFCRHGFVLGKASEAGFGNEMYKILTAGALSVMLNRSLIIGQSRGRFPFEEFISYSNVSFTLKEIKHLWRENGCLTKYRRHLDIRIDDFQKPARTNVLCSNWRAWEQPIIWLQNTTDAVAAQCFLKNVHAEMRIAASNLFGKPEDLHHRPNVFGELMRLLISPSENIQHAVNWALRGGADPDIALHMRMLMNRSIRGAQAAVSCIRKCVENLKLMSKPRVVLVSDNPSLVKDIAPDVNQFAEVLHFDFKHFKGNISGNSHFHTLDFRTKDWGTAPRWVAFVDFFLASRAKHAVISGAHRRVGTTFAQLVAALAAANSLEEDRSSAASNFTFLSSFQSNLLAEGLKYQIGWGHVWNRFAGPLSCHNQSMQCAHTPILPPAWWDGLWQSPILRDVHRMEAYGIHLSGFGTFDDDQLRSFCSWKKKSVLTFPLI; from the exons ATGAGGTTGCAGGTAGGATCTCGTCGGAGGCGATTCTCTCTCCACCAGGCACTCGTCGGCACTGTAGCTGTCACTGTCATCGGACTATTGTTCCTTAGTTTTAGGTTCGTCGATCCGTCAATTCATCTCCCAGTAACCACCTCTGAAAAAGTAGAagctgatgatgatgataaaccaGCTGATATAAATCTTCACAATGCTCAACCAAACAAGACATGCGCAACTGTGGAGGAAATGGGACAAGTTTTTAGCCGCGGCTTTGAAGAGGAGGGTTATAGAGTCAGGAAAATCATCGAAAATCACTTTGCTATTAATG GTGCTGCGAGAGTTCGAGGGCTTCCACCGGAAGAGTTCTGTAGACATGGATTTGTGTTGGGCAAAGCATCAGAAGCAGGTTTTGGTAATGAGATGTACAAAATATTAACTGCGGGAGCACTGAGTGTGATGTTGAACCGATCGTTGATAATTGGGCAATCCAG GGGTAGATTTCCTTTTGAGGAGTTCATCTCTTATTCCAATGTTTCCTTCACATTGAAAGAAATCAAGCACCTTTGGAGAGAGAATGGTTGTCTGACCAAATACAGGAGGCATCTTGATATCAGAATTGATGATTTCCAGAAGCCAGCACGAACAAATGTTCTGTGTAGTAATTGGAGGGCGTGGGAACAACCCATTATCTG GCTCCAGAATACAACAGATGCCGTGGCTGCTCAGTGTTTCTTGAAGAATGTACATGCTGAGATGAGGATAGCTGCTTCTAATTTGTTTGGGAAGCCAGAAGACCTTCACCATAGGCCTAACGTATTTGGGGAGCTAATGAGACTTTTGATATCTCCGTCAGAGAATATTCAACATGCTGTGAACTGGGCATTAAGAGGTGGCGCGGACCCTGATATTGCTCTACACATGCGGATGCTTATGAATAG GTCCATTAGAGGAGCTCAAGCAGCCGTCTCTTGCATCAGAAAATGTGTagaaaatctaaaactgatgTCCAAGCCCAGAGTAGTCTTAGTTTCAGATAATCCTTCTCTGGTGAAAGATATTGCTCCAGACGTGAATCAGTTTGCAGAA GTCTTACACTTTGATTTCAAACACTTTAAAGGAAATATATCTGGCAACTCGCATTTTCATACTCTAGATTTTAGAACAAAGGATTGGGGTACAGCGCCAAGATGGGTGGCATTTGTTGATTTCTTTCTTGCTTCACGTGCAAAACATGCGGTTATCTCTGGGGCTCACCGGCGTGTTGGGACTACGTTTGCTCAGCTGGTTGCAGCGTTGGCTGCAGCTAACAGCCTCG AAGAAGATAGATCCTCTGCTGCATCAAACTTCACCTTCCTCAGTAGCTTCCAGAGTAACTTGCTTGCAGAAGGTCTAAAGTATCAGATTGGTTGGGGCCATGTGTGGAACCGATTTGCTGGTCCGTTAAGCTGTCACAACCAATCTATGCAATGTGCTCATACTCCAATTCTCCCCCCTGCATGGTGGGATGGACTTTGGCAGTCGCCTATTCTGCGGGATGTACACAGAATGGAAGCATATGGCATCCACCTTTCTGGTTTTGGGACATTTGATGACGATCAGCTACGCTCTTTCTGTAGTTGGAAGAAAAAATCGGTGCTTACCTTTCCATTGATTTAG